ataaacttgTCTACAAGACTAGATACACTCAATATAAAATCATAAGCAACAGAAAGATAACTCTCTTTATTGACATTGACAGAAGATGGACAGGGAAATATTGATTCCAAGGATCGagccaaaatttaaaaattcttattcaATATAGCTATAACTAATCCCAACAATCAAAcgattagaaaaaaaatctattggaataaaataaataagtaaaatggtTCCGCCATGGTCATACAAATTAATCAATGATTTAGAACAACAGGAGGGAGAAAACGAGGAAAATGTAACAGCAGAGCATGAAATTCATTCAAGAAAATCCAAGCGCGTAATGATTTTTACTAATAACCAGGCAAATGCCGATACTTATACTAATACCAAAGTTGCTAATGATCCTGATCAAACAGAAGAAGTGGCTCTGATACTCTCTTCGCAACAATCAGATTTTCGGTGCGACATAATAAGAGGTTCCATGTGTATCCTCATATAAGTTCATAGTGAATTAGCGTGCATATAAGGGAGACAACATTTTATAATTGGAAATTCCAGACCTTATTTGGATTGCTTAAGATTTAGCAGAAAACAACTGAAGTTACCAATAAAGCAAgttcaaatcaatacaaataGATATCTAGCAGTACAACTCAAGTATGGTTTCATGTGTACATAAGAGAATAAGATAAATGATCAGAATTGCAAATACAGGGGCCTCATAAGAGTTACCTATGATTTAAAACAGTATATTTCAAATCATGAATAAAATCATATTCTTCTAATTTAAAGTTCATACTTCTCAGCAATTCTACTCTATTTTCATACTAGGTGCagtatttatttcaaatatttctcCATTTACCAACAGTGGTCACACAGACTTCCCTGTCAACCTTATTAGGGACAACATCTGCTCACCTGTGGTGCCATGATTTCAATCACAAAATCACTAAGATAGGACACTTTACACtataaaacacattaaaatcaaGCATCCATGACATATTGACAAGAGATATTCAATGTTTCACATCATGTGTTGCAAGTAAACTGAAACAACAATAATTGCGAAGCTACAGCAAAGGGGGAAGGAAAGAAATAAGGATTATCTACTTGCACATACCAAACAGATTAGATGTAATTGGCATGTGACCCACGAATTCTAGTCATCCAACATCGGTTGCTGTTCAAGCTCAGTTAAATGTTCAGTTAAAGCAAACGTAGAGCGATTGGTAACCTCATTTTCAGCCTTACACCGTAGCAGCTGCTCCTGAAGACTCTTTACTAGCTCATTCAGTTTCTGAATATTTCTTTCTTGAGAAAGTATGATCTGCAGTGAAGTTGACACAAAATAACTCTAATCAGTTGCTTACCACTCAAGAGTTTAAGGTGATTAATGCCATCTTAACAAACAATGGAAATTCTCAAGTTACTTCAACCAACTACACCAGGAAAATCACTAAATGCAGCCCtgaaaataaaaccaaaccAGACAAGTAAGAAATGGATGATATTGAGGTCACTAACTTGTTTAAACTGTAAGGAACTACTGACAACTGGTATGTATTAAAACACttttaaatgaaaactaagaaaattttagaaagtaATGTAAAAGTCATATCAGATGGGGAATATGAACAAACTTCCAATAAGACAATCATATTAAAAGTATCTGCCAAAACAAATAGTAACTAAAAGGTACAATGGTTTGAAGAAATAAATCCAACCTAACTTCctttttgatacaatgtatTACATTTGTGAATAGGAACAATCAAATTTGACGCTAAACAACTAAAAGAGCCCTTGAGGATCTAATTTGATTGTTAAATAAGCCCCTATACATTTCTTGTACCCAAATAAGCccttatattttgatttgtatttaaattagaTGTTATTTCAAATGAAATGTTGATTTATATTGAGAGTTTTGTTTCAGTATAAACTAAAGGTAAGGAATTGTTTGGATACAAGTTAAAGAGAAGGGCTTATTTAGATACCAATTAAAGTTTAAGGGCTTATTTGGGTGTAATACAGGTATAAGggcttatttaaataaagtgaCAAAGTTCAAGGGCTTATTTAGTATATTAGCcaataatcaaattgatttggTGCTTCCCAGTAAAGTGACTGATGGAGTTAGAAGGTAGAAGGGGATAAAACCTAAAACAATTCTTGCTACTTAAGGTTTTCACTTATGGAAATGTAATTGTGGAATTGAAATCAAGAACAATGGAGTTAGAAGGTTGAAAGGGATAGAACCTAAAAGGTTTCCTGCTACTTATGGTTTTCTCTTATGGAATGTAATTATGGAACTAAAACCAAAAAACTAAGTATGTGATACAAACTTATGGACCAAAATAAAGATGTATGCCCAAGAGTCAGGTCTAGCAGTTCACGACTCTTATCCACAAAACTTGCTGACATGAGCTGAAAAGGTAGATATTCTAAAATAGGTTCATTATCAAGAAAAGCATATACTGAAAGGAAAATTCCCAGTAACAACATCACCAAAATGAATTCTCAGAAGGGATGGTATAGATGGAGTCGTACCCCATAGTCCAAAGCTTCTACTATTCAACCTAAACAATGACGCTGTGTGAGAAAATACATTTGTAACATACTGTAACATTAGGGGCTTTACTAGAAAAGCAACTAAATTTCGtaaatttttctcctaaaatcaaCAATTTCTAGCAGGTGGGTAACATTTTAATACACTTTGAATGAGCCATGAAACAGAGTGGGTAGGAAGGAAATAATCCAATAAGTTGAGGATTACTTGCAATGTAAAACCTGGATTTAGCAAAATGTATTAGTTGTTCAGTTGTTCTTTTGTTCTTCGCAGAGCAAATTGAAACAGAAGCCCAGGTCACTAGAATGGGTCTTTTCTGAAGTTACCCTTCAGTGAAAAGACATCTGAATAAACAAAGTAtccttatttaattaattggcAACAAAATACCAGCTTAAGAATATCAATTTGCTGTGGTTGCAGGCAATGGAAAGTAGCAAGCTATTTCTAGGTTATAGAAACAAGGTTGTTTTACAAGTAAATTCAAAGAATGGCAAAGCAAGTATTAAAGGGTAACAAAGGGATGGTTACTCTCCTACACAAGTCTGTGATGTCTCCAAGGACTTCTTTTTCTACTCTCTAGCAGAAGTACAGGGAAAAAGAATCCAGACACTGATGACTAAAAACAAATTACAGAAACCAGTTGGTTTGACTATTCATAGCAATAATCaatcttctatttctttcttcGGGTGTATCTGATCGAGCCAACTGAACTAGACTAGTTTATCCCATCCACAGAGACTCGGATCTCTGTAATTCTAACCAGATTAATGAACTAGCAACAAGTAGGAAAAACAACACTATGAGAATTAACACTATAACGAAACCCATTTCAAGCTTTTTAAACGATTTTTAGGAGTAAACTATGGTCTAATTTCCTTGTTAGGAAAGATGAAAAAGCCATATTGGCAAAATGAAAAAACATTGTTTCAATCAATTACCTAGCAGAATTAAAAGACTAAAAGAAACGAAACCATAATTCACATCACTTTTTAATCATTATACCATTGGGAAGGTAACAAATACTGGGAAAAATGAATAACAATGTAAATTAACAACAATTGAAGATCGAATTTATGTTTCGGgatagaaaaaaagaagaagataaaattgcaCTAAGAAAAGGGATAGGCGAAACCTTTTCTTTGACTGATTCTTGGCGTTTCGAAACGTATTGGTCTTTGACAGAAACGGTGGAGGTTGGTTCAATTTCTTCACCGAATTGCTGCTTCCATTCGAACTGAGAAGTGAATACTATTACGAACACTAGAAAAACGAGAAGCCAAGGTCTCGACATTGCTCACATCTGTTTAACCCGatctatatttttcttaattctaCTTTTTTCTCGTTTGGGTGTTTCGAGCAATTGAAAAAAACTATTGCCAGCGATTTATGGCAAGCAATACCCAACAAAAaactgaaagaaagaaagaactgCCGCAGATCAAAGTAGCCGAGACTGAAGAAATGGAAAATTGTTCTA
The window above is part of the Gossypium raimondii isolate GPD5lz chromosome 9, ASM2569854v1, whole genome shotgun sequence genome. Proteins encoded here:
- the LOC105799639 gene encoding uncharacterized protein LOC105799639, with product MSRPWLLVFLVFVIVFTSQFEWKQQFGEEIEPTSTVSVKDQYVSKRQESVKEKIILSQERNIQKLNELVKSLQEQLLRCKAENEVTNRSTFALTEHLTELEQQPMLDD